The following proteins come from a genomic window of Parambassis ranga chromosome 4, fParRan2.1, whole genome shotgun sequence:
- the c4h8orf82 gene encoding UPF0598 protein C8orf82 homolog, which produces MSFFRTALSCRALPALRCLPAGYTASRSTATYVQGQSPEPRIREYFYYIDHQGQLFLDDTKVKNFVTCFKDKHFLVFFFSRLRSNQSGRYEEDFPFLSLCGRERNFVRCDDRPVVFTHLLQSPPGPQGAATDQELLSYCGGAEKLSVPFRPEALYMHPASGRVYHPSSERSGGVGLVRSALAIELSSSFVYSSEKGQSGQPTHFLWGGQKLTLTNELAGCFPAESGQHGELG; this is translated from the exons ATGTCGTTCTTCCGGAcggctctcagctgcagagcTCTCCCCGCTCTGCGCTGCCTGCCCGCCGGTTACACCGCCTCCAGAAGCACCGCTACGTACGTCCAGGGCCAGAGCCCCGAACCACGCATCCGGGAATACTTTTACTACATCGACCATCAAGGACAG CTTTTCCTGGATGACACCAAAGTGAAAAACTTTGTGACCTGCTTCAAAG ATAAACACTTCCTGGTGTTCTTCTTCAGTCGTCTGCGTTCCAACCAGAGCGGCCGTTACGAGGAGGACTTCCCCTTCTTGTCCCTGTGTGGCAGGGAGAGGAACTTCGTGCGCTGTGACGACCGACCTGTGGTCTTCACCCACCTGCTGCAGAGCCCCCCAGGGCCGCAAGGAGCAGCAACAGACCAGGAACTGCTGTCATACTGCGGCGGTGCGGAGAAGCTCTCCGTCCCGTTCCGCCCCGAGGCGCTGTACATGCATCCTGCCAGCGGGCGAGTGTATCACCCGTCCTCAGAGCGGTCAGGGGGCGTCGGCCTGGTCAGGTCGGCACTGGCCATCGAGCTCAGCTCGTCCTTTGTTTATTCGTCAGAGAAAGGCCAATCAGGACAGCCTACGCACTTTCTGTGGGGAGGACAGAAGCTCACACTGACCAATGAGCTCGCAGGATGCTTCCCTGCAGAGAGCGGACAGCATGGGGAGCTGGGATAA
- the LOC114434500 gene encoding MARVEL domain-containing protein 3: MSHPPRSNRGHRERNGEPRERTGEPRERTGEPRQPRDHRRSSPDSRSASSRPPFYPREATHSSKNHPSPRAEHHNSSCTNVCSRRGVVLICAVLTNALVLICVVAAQMVTSGMTSMGGMGGFDINSNFNLEGTQLQLARDLDMQYSQMRAPGIYGGISFSLTFGVISLLFVVAGNKPPYMMAKKLLYGALVFQAVGAVMYVVAVGLYLHFIIKVNSTDVCKQRERLYMRSGYTWMNCDVSGGDAAVALFGLITAILYGVGVGLTIQTVRRVKQYLQERQSREAERQAGGSLQRAPLRADTTAV, translated from the exons ATGAGCCACCCGCCCCGTTCAAACCGGGGACACCGGGAGAGGAACGGAGAACCCCGGGAGAGGACCGGGGAGCCCCGGGAGAGGACCGGGGAGCCCCGGCAGCCCCGCGATCACCGGCGCTCCTCTCCAGACAGCAG GTCCGCCTCCTCTCGACCTCCATTCTACCCTCGAGAAGCTACCCACTCTTCCAAAAACCACCCTTCCCCTCGTGCGGAGCACCACAACTCCTCGTGCACTAATGTCTGCTCCAGGAGAG gcGTCGTGTTGATCTGTGCCGTACTGACCAACGCCCTGGTCCTCATCTGCGTAGTCGCTGCTCAGATGGTCACGTCAGGCATGACGTCGATGGGCGGGATGGGCGGCTTCGACATTAACTCCAACTTCAACCTGGAAGGCACCCAGCTGCAGCTTGCCAGAGACCTGGACATGCAGTACAGCCAGATGAGGGCGCCGGGCATCTACGGCGGCATCTCCTTCAGCCTGACCTTTGGCGTCATCTCGCTGCTGTTTGTGGTCGCTGGGAACAAACCCCCTTATATGATGGCAAAAAAGCTGCTATACGGAGCGCTGGTGTTTCAGGCGGTGGGCGCCGTGATGTACGTGGTGGCGGTCGGCCTCTACCTGCACTTCATCATCAAGGTGAACTCCACAGATGTGTGTAAGCAGCGCGAGAGGCTGTACATGCGGAGCGGCTACACCTGGATGAACTGCGACGTGAGCGGGGGAGACGCAGCCGTGGCTCTGTTCGGGCTCATCACCGCCATCCTGTACGGCGTTGGTGTGGGTCTCACCATCCAGACCGTCCGAAGAGTGAAGCAATACCTGCAGGAGCgacagagcagagaggcggAGAGACAGGCAGGAGGGAGCCTGCAGAGGGCCCCGCTGAGGGCCGACACCACCGCCGTCTGA